Below is a window of Ammoniphilus oxalaticus DNA.
TGTTGATATTACGGTCTATGCATCTGAGAATAGCGATGGTAAGGTATATCTTGCCAAGGGGAGACCAGGGAGTGCAGAAGAAAATAAGAAATGGGATGAGTCAAATCCGAAAGACTTGATTAAGACCATTCGGGACCATTTCGATAATGAAAATGACAGAAAACAGTTTCGTCGTATTATACGGTATTTGAAACGTTGGAAGGATATTCAGTTTAAAAACACCACATATGGGAAGCCAACTGGTATTGCACTAACCGCCTGTGCTTATCATCATATGTATGTGAAAAAAGAGATCGTGGACATTATGCAAAGTAAAGTAGAATACCGTGATTTAGATGCCCTTACTACTCTTGTGTCTAATATCCTCGATCAGTTTAGAACGGTATCTGTAATCGAAGATGATAGTGTAGTGTATTATCCCAAAATAACTGTTGATCTTCCTGTTGCCCCTTATCCCGATCTATTCGAAAAAATGTCACTAAAGCAGATGAAGACGTTCAAAAAAGAGCTGGAAAGTTTACTTGAGTGTTTACTAGATGCGAAGGCAGAAGCTGATCCAACCGACGCTGCAGAAATATTGAAAAAGGCATTCGGGGATGACTTTCCAGTCCCACCTCGCAAAGATACGGGAAAAAAGGCGGCTGCTTTGGCATTAATCCCAAGTTCAGAATCAGCATAAATCCCAAGGGAGAGTAGACATGGATATCATCAAGCAAGCTTTTAAAGAACTACAAGAGTATGATGAAAATATGATTTCTAACATTATCCCTATATCCCTTGATGAAAGGATGCAGTATCGTAACAGTACTTGTGTCTATGAACTAGAATTATCGATTTTAGGGAAACTCTCTGTTCTTACAATAGGGTTTCCCTTTTCATTCCCACGAAAACTACCTCTCATTTTTGATAAGTCAAGACGTTTCCCTAACATCCCCCATATAGAAACGGATAGATTGATTTGTTATACCCTTACAGATTCAATTATCATCGATGAACGTTTTCCTGGGGCGGTACTGTTGCAGTCCTTACAGAAAGC
It encodes the following:
- a CDS encoding nucleotidyltransferase domain-containing protein is translated as MKEIAHCQKQFTEFHDAIKLTEENQILAEKRDIIINRIKDKIPDEAKDYTTFNQGSYAMHTGIKPLDENYDIDLGLYFKMSKEDVKPVEAKQWILDAVTGHTNDVKMKTPCITVSYQAGYHVDITVYASENSDGKVYLAKGRPGSAEENKKWDESNPKDLIKTIRDHFDNENDRKQFRRIIRYLKRWKDIQFKNTTYGKPTGIALTACAYHHMYVKKEIVDIMQSKVEYRDLDALTTLVSNILDQFRTVSVIEDDSVVYYPKITVDLPVAPYPDLFEKMSLKQMKTFKKELESLLECLLDAKAEADPTDAAEILKKAFGDDFPVPPRKDTGKKAAALALIPSSESA
- a CDS encoding E2/UBC family protein; translated protein: MDIIKQAFKELQEYDENMISNIIPISLDERMQYRNSTCVYELELSILGKLSVLTIGFPFSFPRKLPLIFDKSRRFPNIPHIETDRLICYTLTDSIIIDERFPGAVLLQSLQKA